A part of Dethiosulfovibrio peptidovorans genomic DNA contains:
- a CDS encoding nickel transporter: MNKRGVLLLACALICVLALPAFAHFQMIYTPESALTKGKTLDVKIVFTHPFEAGHTMDMSNVEKFVMLHKGKITDLKGSLQPLMWTSLTNTGKGYEAKVPLKGMGDFVLGLVPGPYFEESEGVWMQQCTKVVVNVAGLPTDWNEELGLPAEIVPLDKPYGLWTGNVFRGIVKADGKPVPFAEIEVEYLNHMPDMKANCFAKKAEVEAPQDCFVTQTIMADASGTFAYAVPRAGWWGFAALGVITEEYKGAELGKDAVIWVQARDMK, from the coding sequence ATGAATAAACGTGGAGTTCTTCTGCTTGCCTGTGCTTTGATCTGTGTCTTGGCCTTGCCCGCTTTCGCTCATTTTCAGATGATCTATACCCCCGAGAGCGCTCTGACCAAGGGGAAGACTCTGGATGTGAAAATCGTTTTCACCCATCCTTTTGAGGCTGGTCACACCATGGATATGTCCAATGTGGAGAAGTTTGTCATGCTTCACAAGGGCAAGATCACCGATCTCAAAGGTTCCCTTCAGCCTCTTATGTGGACCAGCCTTACCAACACAGGTAAGGGCTATGAGGCTAAGGTTCCTTTGAAGGGAATGGGTGACTTTGTTTTGGGTTTGGTTCCTGGACCGTACTTTGAGGAGTCCGAGGGCGTTTGGATGCAGCAATGCACGAAGGTCGTCGTCAACGTGGCAGGGCTGCCCACTGACTGGAACGAAGAGCTGGGGCTTCCCGCTGAAATCGTGCCTCTGGACAAGCCTTATGGTCTGTGGACCGGCAACGTCTTCCGGGGTATCGTTAAGGCTGACGGTAAGCCCGTTCCCTTCGCAGAGATCGAGGTTGAGTACCTGAACCACATGCCCGACATGAAGGCTAACTGTTTTGCTAAGAAGGCCGAGGTCGAGGCTCCTCAGGATTGCTTCGTCACCCAGACCATCATGGCTGACGCCAGTGGCACCTTTGCCTACGCGGTGCCTCGGGCTGGCTGGTGGGGCTTTGCCGCTCTGGGTGTCATCACCGAGGAGTACAAGGGTGCTGAACTGGGCAAGGATGCCGTTATCTGGGTTCAGGCCCGGGATATGAAATAA
- a CDS encoding transcriptional regulator → MTNNRAFLEDLASMFKALSDPTRLGMTLALMDGEMCVSDLAASMEISDSSASHHLRTLRQLGVVKRRREGQKLHYSLDDHHVFLILTIGLEHQEHQRRDEA, encoded by the coding sequence ATGACCAACAACAGAGCATTTCTGGAGGATCTCGCCTCCATGTTCAAAGCCCTGAGCGATCCAACGAGGCTTGGCATGACTTTGGCACTCATGGATGGCGAAATGTGTGTCTCTGATCTGGCCGCGTCCATGGAGATCAGCGACTCATCAGCATCCCATCACCTGCGTACCCTCCGCCAGCTCGGTGTGGTTAAACGTAGAAGAGAGGGGCAGAAACTCCATTATTCTCTGGATGACCATCACGTGTTTCTGATCCTGACCATCGGTCTGGAACATCAAGAGCATCAGAGGAGGGACGAAGCATGA